From the Streptosporangiales bacterium genome, one window contains:
- a CDS encoding SigE family RNA polymerase sigma factor: MQHLLRFGHVLTGDPHAAADLVQDALERAMLAWPRVTRQGDPEGYVRRIMVNRNISIWRKLRRERLVDEPPEQTSVPEGRDLALWEQLRRLPPRQRAVLVLRYYEDLTEQQTADTLGCSVGTVKSQASKAVANLRRHVEGFTESEAAPGLGGVG, translated from the coding sequence ATGCAGCACCTGCTGCGGTTCGGCCACGTACTGACCGGCGATCCCCATGCGGCAGCCGACCTGGTCCAGGATGCCCTGGAGCGAGCGATGCTCGCCTGGCCGCGGGTGACTCGACAGGGCGACCCGGAGGGCTATGTACGACGCATCATGGTGAACCGGAACATCAGCATCTGGCGGAAGCTGCGGCGTGAGCGGCTCGTCGACGAGCCACCCGAGCAGACGTCGGTGCCCGAAGGACGCGACCTCGCGCTGTGGGAGCAGCTGCGCCGGCTCCCGCCGCGGCAGCGCGCCGTGCTCGTCCTCCGGTACTACGAAGACCTGACCGAGCAGCAGACGGCCGACACGCTCGGCTGCTCGGTCGGCACGGTGAAGAGCCAGGCGTCGAAGGCGGTCGCGAACCTGCGCCGGCACGTCGAGGGCTTCACCGAGAGCGAGGCCGCGCCCGGCCTCGGCGGGGTGGGGTGA